One stretch of Halobiforma lacisalsi AJ5 DNA includes these proteins:
- the cas2 gene encoding CRISPR-associated endonuclease Cas2: MNLTTQLNGGGEMHVIVVYDVSSDRTHIFRKLLRRRLEHVQQSVFFGELTEGQVTSMKNEIEEKLVPEDSVVVFESTSPAAFDFTTFGASQEPGSRFT; this comes from the coding sequence ATGAACCTTACCACGCAACTGAACGGTGGTGGTGAAATGCACGTAATAGTTGTCTATGATGTCTCTAGCGACCGAACTCATATCTTTCGAAAATTATTGCGGCGAAGGTTGGAGCATGTTCAGCAGTCGGTATTCTTTGGAGAACTTACGGAAGGACAGGTCACATCAATGAAAAATGAAATTGAAGAGAAACTAGTACCGGAAGATTCAGTGGTTGTTTTTGAGTCAACGAGCCCTGCTGCTTTTGATTTTACCACGTTCGGTGCGAGTCAAGAACCAGGCAGTCGGTTCACCTGA